The Sinorhizobium fredii USDA 257 region AGACGAAGCAACTCGGCCGCCTGGACGACGCTCAGGCTACCACCGCGAATCCGCTGGATCAGTTCAAGACGATGCAATTCCTTCTGCGACATGGTGATCAAACAAGACATGACGACTCCGAACGCTCATGGTCTCAACCACGCTTCACGTCGCCAGTCTTCCTTCCAAACGTTGACGTTTGACCAGCCTCCCAAGAGGCGACGACTGTCGCATCTCTAACTGGCTCATATGTCGCATCTCTAAAATGCCGCTACACAACAAGATCGCATAAGATAGATTATGGAACATGCAATACGTGGCTAGGGGCCGCATGTCCCAATCTAAATCAACATCTTGCAGGCAAATTCTGTCAGCGGACTTTAGGCTTCTTCCGCCGATGGCATATCGATCTCGAACTCCAGCCGCATCATGTCGTAGGCCGGCTCGACATGCTCCGGCGTCTCGTCGAGCACAACGTCGTAATCCAATGGCACATGCATGTGGGTCAGCACCGCGCGCTTCGGCTGCAACCGTTCGATCCAGCCAAGCGACTGCACCAGCGACAGATGACTTGGATGAAATTTGTACTGCAGCGTGTCGAGGACAAGCAGATCGAGCCCACTGAGCTTGTCGACGGTTTCGGCCGGAAAGTCGCTGACGTCGCTGCAATAGGCAAAATTGCCGATGCGGAAGCCGAGCGAATGGATATTGCCGTGGAACTGCAACAACGGCTGGAATGCAATCGGCCCGCCGGCGCCTTGAACGGTAAACGGTGGAAGATCTTCCGGCATGACGTGCGGCTCGACGATCGGCGGATAGCCGCTTCCAGGCGGCGATTCCAGACAGTACCGAAATCCGTCGCGAATCCGCCCCATGGTAAAGGCGTCTGCCCAGATCGGCACACGCTTGCGATTCTCGATAACGAAGCCGCGCAGGTCGTCGATCCCGTGCAGATGGTCCGCGTGGGCGTGGGTATAAAGCACGGCATCGATGTGGCGGACATTGGCCGCCACCATCTGGGTACGGAAATCCGGCCCCGTATCGACGACCACGGTCGTCTTGCCGCCGTCCGGTGCGATTTGCTCCACGAGCAGAGCGGCCCTCGAGCGACGATTCCGCGGGTTTGACGGATCGCAGGCGCCCCAATCGCCAGTGATGCGCGGCACCCCGGGCGACGAGCCGCAACCCAGGATCGTAAAGACGCGCCGGAACGCCATGTCAAAGCCTCGGCATCTTAGCGAAGATCCGAAGGGCGTTTTCCGTGGTGATCTCCGCGATCTCCTCCTTCGAGACGCCGATCGTTTCGGCGAGCACTTCGGCCGTGTGCGCAACATAGCCCGGCTCGTTGCGCTTGCCGCGGAAAGGCTTCGGCGCCAGATAGGGCGCATCCGTCTCGACAAGCAGCCGATCGCGTGGAACCGTTTTGGCGATGTCCCTCAGTTCCTGCGACTTCGGAAAGGTGAGAATTCCGGAAAAGGAGACGTAGCCGCCGAGTTCGACGCCGATACGCGCCAGTTCGGCTCCAGACGAAAAGCAATGGAGAAGAAAAGGAAAGGCACCCTTCCCGGCTTCCTCCGTCAGGATCGCGGCCATGTCGTCGTCCGCCGACCGGCTGTGAATGACGAGCGGCAAGCCGGTTTCACGAGCCGCCGTTATGTGGCGTCGCAAGCCTTCCGCCTGGGCATCGCGCGGCGCGTTGTCATAGAAATAATCGAGCCCCGCTTCACCGATCGCAACGACCTTCGGATGCGCCGACAGGCGGACGAGATCCTCCGTCGTGACGTCCAGTTCTTCGTCGGCGTTGTGCGGATGCGTGCCGACCGAGCAGAAGACGTTCTCATATTCCTCGGCGATCGCCAAAATCGTCTCGAACCGTTTCACACGGGTCGAGATTGTCACCATCTGGGTCACGCCTGCCTGCCGGGCGCGCTCGATGATCGCGTCGCGCTCAGCGTCGAAGTCCGGAAAATCCAGATGGCAATGCGTGTCGATCAGCATGGGTTCGCTCTCGCTTACGCTTCCGGCGCGACGTAACGCGGGAAGACCGGCTTCGGCGCCTCGAGCGGCGTTCCGGGCACCAGACGGCCGGCCTCGCCGAGCTCGGCGAAACTGCGCTTTTCCGCAGGAACTGCCAGCAGGTCCAAGAGCTTACCGGCCGAGTCCGGCATGAAGGGTTGCAGAAGGATCGCGATCTGACGCACGACCTCCGCCGTTGCGTAGAGGACGGTCGCCATACGCTCCGGATCGGTCTTCTTCAGCGCCCAGGGCTCCTGGCCCGCGAAATAGCGATCCGTCTCGGAAACGACGGCGATGATCGCGGCAAGCGCGCGGTGGATGAGCTGTTTGTCCATTTCCTCGCGCGTCGCCTGGAGTAGCGAGTCAGCGGCAGCGAGCATTGCGCTATCCTCTTCCGTCAGCGCTCCGCACGCCGGGATCTGGCCGTCGCAGTTCTTAACGATCATCGATAGCGAGCGGCTGGCCAGATTGCCGATCCCGTTGGCGAGGTCGGAGTTGATTCGGGTCGCGATCCCCTCCTCGCTGTAGCTGCCGTCCTGGCCGAAGGAGACTTCCCGCAGGAAGAAATAGCGGATCTGATCGAGGCCGAAATGCTCGACGAGGTTGAACGGATCGACCACGTTGCCGAGCGACTTCGACATCTTCTCGCCCTTGTTGAGCAGAAAGCCGTGCGCGAAGACGCGCTTCGGCAGCGGCAGTCCGGCCGACATCAGGAAGGCCGGCCAATAGACGGCATGAAAGCGAATGATGTCCTTGCCGATGACGTGGATATTTGCCGGCCAGAACTTTGCTCGCGGCCCTGATGGATCGGTCAGATAGCCCGTCGCGGTGACATAGTTCGTCAGCGCATCCACCCAGACATACATGACATGGGAAGGATCGTTCGGGACACGGATGCCCCAATCGAACGTCGTGCGCGAGACCGACAGATCCTTCAGGCCCGACTTGACGAAGGAGATGACCTCATTTCGCCGCTCGGCCGGGCCGATGAAATCCGGGTTCTCCTCGTAATGCTTCAGGAGCTTTTCCTGATAGGCCGACAGGCGGAAGAAGTAGCTTTCCTCCTCCACCCACTCGACCGGCGTTCCCTGAGGCCCGTAGCGCACGCCGTCGCCGCGCAGTTCCGTCTCCTTTTCCTGGTAGTAGGCCTCGTCGCGGACGGAGTACCAACCGGCATAGGAATCCTTGTAGAGATCGCCCGCCTCGCCCATGCGGATCCAGATCGCCTGCGATGCCTCGTGATGTCGCTTCTCCGTTGTGCGGATGAAGTCGTCATTCGATGCGTTAAGCAGCTCGGCCATCTTTTCGAACTCGGCAGAGTTGCGGTCAGCGAGCTCCTGCGGCGAGATGCCTTCCTTCCGCGCCGTCTGCTGCATCTTCTGGCCGTGTTCGTCCGTGCCGGTCAGGAAGAAGACCTCGCGCCCGTCCAGCCTCTGATAGCGCGCCATGGCATCCGTCGCGATCAACTCATAGGCATGACCGATATGCGGTTTGCCGTTGGGATAGGAAATCGCGGTGGTGATGTAAAACGGGGACGTGTCTCTCATGGCGGACTTCGACTTACCTCGGATCGGAAACTACCGCTGCTATTAGCGCATCGCCTTTAGGTAGGGAACCGCCGCGCCAGAAAAAGCCTCACCGACAAGTGTGCCGCTTTCTTCCGCGGACGTTGACATCTGCGGCCATCAGGAACAAAACAGAAACACGGAAAAAGGGGAAATGCCGTGCTAAGCGACCTCAAGGACAAATTCGAGAAGGCTT contains the following coding sequences:
- the metG gene encoding methionine--tRNA ligase — encoded protein: MRDTSPFYITTAISYPNGKPHIGHAYELIATDAMARYQRLDGREVFFLTGTDEHGQKMQQTARKEGISPQELADRNSAEFEKMAELLNASNDDFIRTTEKRHHEASQAIWIRMGEAGDLYKDSYAGWYSVRDEAYYQEKETELRGDGVRYGPQGTPVEWVEEESYFFRLSAYQEKLLKHYEENPDFIGPAERRNEVISFVKSGLKDLSVSRTTFDWGIRVPNDPSHVMYVWVDALTNYVTATGYLTDPSGPRAKFWPANIHVIGKDIIRFHAVYWPAFLMSAGLPLPKRVFAHGFLLNKGEKMSKSLGNVVDPFNLVEHFGLDQIRYFFLREVSFGQDGSYSEEGIATRINSDLANGIGNLASRSLSMIVKNCDGQIPACGALTEEDSAMLAAADSLLQATREEMDKQLIHRALAAIIAVVSETDRYFAGQEPWALKKTDPERMATVLYATAEVVRQIAILLQPFMPDSAGKLLDLLAVPAEKRSFAELGEAGRLVPGTPLEAPKPVFPRYVAPEA
- a CDS encoding TatD family hydrolase, with protein sequence MLIDTHCHLDFPDFDAERDAIIERARQAGVTQMVTISTRVKRFETILAIAEEYENVFCSVGTHPHNADEELDVTTEDLVRLSAHPKVVAIGEAGLDYFYDNAPRDAQAEGLRRHITAARETGLPLVIHSRSADDDMAAILTEEAGKGAFPFLLHCFSSGAELARIGVELGGYVSFSGILTFPKSQELRDIAKTVPRDRLLVETDAPYLAPKPFRGKRNEPGYVAHTAEVLAETIGVSKEEIAEITTENALRIFAKMPRL
- a CDS encoding MBL fold metallo-hydrolase, coding for MAFRRVFTILGCGSSPGVPRITGDWGACDPSNPRNRRSRAALLVEQIAPDGGKTTVVVDTGPDFRTQMVAANVRHIDAVLYTHAHADHLHGIDDLRGFVIENRKRVPIWADAFTMGRIRDGFRYCLESPPGSGYPPIVEPHVMPEDLPPFTVQGAGGPIAFQPLLQFHGNIHSLGFRIGNFAYCSDVSDFPAETVDKLSGLDLLVLDTLQYKFHPSHLSLVQSLGWIERLQPKRAVLTHMHVPLDYDVVLDETPEHVEPAYDMMRLEFEIDMPSAEEA